ttatgaatataaatatataaaatgtggCATGAATATCTTGGATATTTTGATGGAAAATTGCAACAAGGTAGGTCCTAGTAGATAAAGAGGTATTTTCCTGATAAATGGCGCATTAATTTCGGAATGTTGCTTCATACTAAAGGCCAAAGTTGAGATACTTGGATAAGCATTGACCAAGCATGGTGTTGAACACCGCACTGGTGGTGGGGGTGGCGGAGCTGTCCGCGGTTGTGTGTCAATGCTTAGCCTGCTTCCCGCAGCGGCTGCGCGGCGGTGATGTCCTCCGCCTCCTTTTCTGGTGCCCCTTTGGCCGCCTCGCAGCCTTGTTCTGCTTTCCCCCGCCCCACCACCGAGAAGAAGACGACGACCACGACTTTCTCTATTGATTCATGAAGGCATCTCAGATTTGTTGGGATTGCTGTAGCTTAAGCTCCTTCATTTCCTCCTCTATCTTTTTTGTTTGGTGTTGAAGTTTCAAGTCTGGACTTCTGTGTTTAAGTCATGTTGTCCAATGAAAAAGAGATGAATCATGAAATGCAttctcttttaaaaatattttgtttattagttttaacagatatatttatttttatttttatttttatcaatttacaGTAAATTAGATAAGTAAATACTTCCTtgttaaatatatgaaatttgagttcggtatgaattttaatgtaaaattgataaaataaaaaaaaaaaatgagaaataatcAAAGTATTGTTAACAAAGAAGGACAGTTATCTGATTAGAgtgtgcaaaatgaaatgtcgggagtaatatttttgtgactAACTTTATACTGCGAGATTTTATAATGAGAGGCGCAGCATTTTGAGGGAAGGAAGAAACGAGCAAGAAGAAGATGACGAGTGTCGCTGCGTCTCTATCGCATCGTATCCCTCGTCTCACTCCATcctttccttctttttcttcacgCTTAGTTGGTGTGAAGattaacaacaacaaaaatggGGGCAATTATCCTTCACTCCTCCTCCCCTCATTCAAATCACAAACACGCATGGCTTCCACCAATCAGGTATTCAAccttttcctctttttcttcgATCGCtcgttttttttcttttcaattttcaattctatGTGACAGAGTGCTTCGACTGCCGCCGATGTCAACAACCCCCAACTTAATGTCTTCCAACTCATCCAAGCTCACCAGGTTCAGATTTTCACTCTGTGTGTGCGCGTTAATggattgaatttgaatttgaatttgtaattgttgttttgtttaatAGGAAAAAGCAGCTAGGCTGCCTCCTATAGAGGAAATCAAGACAATTCTCAGTTACAGTTTGCGCGGAGTCCTCTCTACTTTCTCTCTGGTTAATTCTAATCACATCAACATTCgcataacaaaaattaaatagaaattttaatttgggatTCCTATACAAAACTGTGGAAGATCTTTTCCTGTTTCCCTGCTATCTTGCAGAAGTATGAGGGCTATCCATCAGGTTCGATGGTGGACTTTGCTTGTGATGCTTATGGATCTCCAATATTAGCAGTTAGTAGTTTGGCAGTTCATACCAAGGTTTGTAATCATTTACTATAACttataatttgattgtttttagAGCTGTGATTCTCTTTCACCTAATCGAACTTTTCTATATCTGCTAAATTATGAGTTGTGAGTCTATTGGCAAGATTTCCTGTAAAGGCATTCTGAACTATGCAGGACCTTTTAGCAAGTCCCCGGTGCTCATTGCTTGTCTCAAAGGATCCTGAAGATAGGACAGACCTAGTTATCGTAGTGCACGGTGATGCCCTCCCTGTAAGGCcatggatttgagtttttcCTCTTTAAGCTGTTACAGTTTGTTACCATTGccagtttcattttttctgaCAAATTTGTCTGACCTGCAGACTTATGTTATCTATGTAGGTTGCTGAAAGTGAAACGGAAGCTATTCGTAGTGCATATTTGGCTAGACATCCCGAGGCTTTTTGGGTAAGGCTCGCTTAACTTTCTTACTAAGCATTTTGTGTCATTTAACATCGTAAACTCTCATTTAACACCCTAAAGCTGGCATTACTGTGATATTCTGTTAAAAATTGTCACAAATATTTATGAAGGTTGACTTTGGTGACTTCCAATTTCTGCGGATTGAACCTAAAGTTGTTAGATATGTGTCAGGAGTTGCAACAGCTTTATTAGGATCGGGAGGTTTGTATGTTGCTACTCAGCTAAAGCTTGACGCGAACAATTTTGAGCTTTTCATAAAAAGATTTGTGTTAGACTTCACCTGATTTATTATTGCTGAATGATGGACTTCTGCTATGCGAGTACTTGCAGAATTCAGCAAGGAGGAATTTAGAACAGCAAAAGTGGATCCTGTGTACCAATTCTCAAAGCCTATAACGGTATTATGACCAGCCATATCAGCAGTAGTATACTTTAATAAGTTATTCTTTGGCTGGGATCTTCTCTGAACTCTGctagatttgaatatttgttgcAGTCCCACATGAATAAAGATCATGCAGATGAGACAAAGCTGATAGTCCAGCACTCTACCTCTGTCCCGGTAATACtgcaatatttttctttggtGTTCTTTCAGCAACAACTGGAAACATGATTCCCTTGAATGTCAGAATTGGAATTCAACTCGTTTAATAAAGTTGGCTTGCATTATTTTGAACTAGAAAGAGAATGTAAACTTGCTCTTGTGACtgtcttttttactttattgtcTTTCTCATCCAAAGTGTGTTCTTACTGAGTAGAGAATGTGACAGTGGATCTCAGTTATTTTGTTCGTTATACTGCTTTAGCATTTGATTGTTCTCAAGCTGTAGGAGCAACCTATGCATTATGATTTAATAGGATTCAATAAGGTTTAGTTAGTGTGTTGGTGCAACCTATGTATTGtgcatttattataatttattaggaCTCATTAAGGTTTAGTCATCCTTTGAGTGGTCTTGTGTTATTTCTCCCGAATTATGAACTGGTCTGTGAACCTCCGTTTGGTGGGATGTCCCTCTGAATTCCATCAGCACATGTTTGATACGTTTCGTTATTTATATGATCCTGAGAATATGTAACTCAGAAAATAGTCCATTTTTCAGGTGGAGTTCGCAGACATGTTGGACATAGACAGTCTGGGTTTCAACGTGAAGGTTGAATTTGCACATTAGATTGTTCTCTCATGCCCTTTTACTCTAAAGAAGCTATCTGCGCTATTCTTTATTCATAATAGTGTTTCTAAATGTACTAATCTCCTGTGAAGGCTGGCTGTCAAGGCAACACTTTCAAGCTCCGAATTCCTTTCACAAGGCGTGCTACAGACAGAAAGTGAGTACACAAATTTCAGTTAGTTGCCTTAAATGCTTACTATTATTAGATTGTGGATTCTAGCATCTAGATTGAGATGATAAGTGACCATTGTATAAATTGGGAGGCTAGTATTCGTCCCCCAATTTGATTTACTGTGACATACTATCATAAAATACCGTGTTATTGTTTTTGTGGACTACTATTGTAGGGATGTGAAGACACTAATAGTAGAAATGCTTCAGGCTGCCAGAAGTCAGGCTCAGCCCCCCTCCTCTGCAGCTTGATCGCTGCATGGGGGGTCGGATACAAGGTGGGATACGCACAGATGTAATTTTGTCCTTCCAAACTTATGTCTAAGTACAAAAAGTGTAATTTTGccccactttttttttaaaaatcttagCTTTTCTTTTGACTCCAACTTCATTATATTGTCAATTCTTAAATAATTTACTCCAATTTAACAATTTTCATGGTTTCCCCTGGTCTATTTACAGTTTTACACCATTTTCTTCAACTATATGCGAAACATGTTACGTTAATAACGGAACTGAAACTGAAGAGAAAAACATACAGTTACTGAATTTAGGAGGCCTATCAATGTTACACCTCCTATCGTGGTTACGGTTTTGTTATCAGCTGCCTGTCTGGTTCGGTTTGGGCATCACTACACGTCTACACCACACCGCGTCTTTGTTGAGGCTGACAatgactttttttaaaattttgtttcatttttcaatagaaATGGTGCGACGGCAGATTCTGGCaacaagaaaggaaaaagtagtGCAATGGCTTGCTGAAACAAATGATACAGTGTTGGGACTTAATTAATGTGCTTGCCAAATTCATATcccaaaaatattcaaatgcaCAAACCATATGGGTTATAAAGTACTATTGATTTATTAGAGTTCAATAATATCTAACTAGAGTTTAACAACATCTCTAAAATTTAGAatcacaattaaatttaactaGATTAAATGTACGTCTAAATGCATTAGAATAtgcttaaataattaaaataatatatattgcCTATTCCCATCGACATCAGAGAAAT
The nucleotide sequence above comes from Salvia hispanica cultivar TCC Black 2014 chromosome 5, UniMelb_Shisp_WGS_1.0, whole genome shotgun sequence. Encoded proteins:
- the LOC125188310 gene encoding uncharacterized protein LOC125188310; this translates as MTSVAASLSHRIPRLTPSFPSFSSRLVGVKINNNKNGGNYPSLLLPSFKSQTRMASTNQSASTAADVNNPQLNVFQLIQAHQEKAARLPPIEEIKTILSYSLRGVLSTFSLKYEGYPSGSMVDFACDAYGSPILAVSSLAVHTKDLLASPRCSLLVSKDPEDRTDLVIVVHGDALPVAESETEAIRSAYLARHPEAFWVDFGDFQFLRIEPKVVRYVSGVATALLGSGEFSKEEFRTAKVDPVYQFSKPITSHMNKDHADETKLIVQHSTSVPVEFADMLDIDSLGFNVKAGCQGNTFKLRIPFTRRATDRKDVKTLIVEMLQAARSQAQPPSSAA